The Verrucomicrobiia bacterium genome window below encodes:
- the ispH gene encoding 4-hydroxy-3-methylbut-2-enyl diphosphate reductase: MNIHRAAHLGMCFGVRDAITLARQEADSRPITILGDLVHNASVLEELRRRGVRLERHLDTVRTHTVLITAHGASERSKDEVRARGHRLVEATCPLVRFAHERIGALVRDGFHPVIVGLRDHVEVRGLTGDLEAFDVILDDADVDRLAPRARFGVASQTTQPVVRVQRLVRRLRERFPDAEVRVADTVCLPTRQRQEAAVALAVGSDVVVVVGGPASNNTLELVATCRLHCARVHHVQTVADLEPGWFGPDDQVGLTAGTSTPDALICAVEDQLRLWADASAGPVSVAADVDRRELQSAEVP; encoded by the coding sequence ATGAACATCCATCGCGCCGCTCATCTCGGCATGTGCTTCGGCGTCCGCGACGCCATCACCCTTGCCCGCCAGGAGGCCGATTCCCGGCCCATTACCATCCTCGGCGATCTCGTCCACAACGCATCCGTCCTCGAGGAACTCCGCCGCCGCGGTGTCCGCCTGGAACGTCACCTCGATACGGTTCGCACGCACACCGTGCTCATCACCGCCCATGGCGCGTCGGAGCGGAGCAAGGACGAAGTTCGCGCCCGCGGACACCGGCTCGTTGAGGCCACCTGCCCGCTGGTACGCTTTGCCCACGAGCGCATTGGGGCGCTCGTCCGCGACGGCTTCCATCCGGTCATTGTTGGACTTCGGGACCACGTGGAGGTTCGCGGACTGACCGGTGACCTGGAGGCGTTCGACGTCATTTTGGACGATGCCGATGTGGACCGGCTCGCTCCCCGGGCGCGTTTCGGGGTCGCCTCCCAGACGACACAACCGGTCGTGCGGGTCCAGCGGCTCGTCCGCCGGCTGCGCGAGCGTTTTCCGGATGCCGAAGTTCGCGTGGCCGACACGGTATGCCTGCCGACCCGCCAGCGTCAGGAGGCGGCCGTGGCTCTGGCCGTCGGCAGCGACGTGGTGGTGGTCGTTGGAGGCCCGGCCAGCAACAACACCCTGGAATTGGTCGCCACCTGCCGGCTCCATTGCGCCCGCGTCCACCACGTCCAGACCGTCGCCGACCTGGAGCCGGGATGGTTTGGCCCGGACGATCAGGTTGGGCTGACCGCCGGCACGTCCACACCGGATGCCCTGATTTGTGCGGTGGAGGACCAGTTGCGCCTCTGGGCGGACGCGAGCGCGGGGCCCGTGTCCGTCGCGGCCGATGTTGACCGTCGGGAGCTCCAATCCGCGGAGGTCCCATGA
- a CDS encoding DUF4173 domain-containing protein, translating to MNASSVRLERGLLGLALMQGILGDVLLRSVPWGVNLVIWASAGIAGMVVLALRERDRGVPWRGEAPAEPRALPDVRPAGTPCADGSGGRLPHRPAVVIPRAAPGWMALAWLCALLVAIRDAPALSLLTLVAGAGCLALAAWTARGGSPFAAAPTDFVVQGILTALHAVLGGFAWIVAAARRRGAMVDERRARPWVRAAGGVVAALPVLILFGALFAAADPVFAHGIQQIVNLDFAAFARHTLLIGFWGWICAGYGRRFLLGGEAPAGSLAPPPPVRAPVIEVMIGLGLLAVLFLAFVVVQLRYLFGSDALIQATIGMTYAEYARRGFFELLAVALLLLPLLLGCDWLLGAARNRRGFQGLAVALIALLGIIMVSAWKRLSLYAGAYGLTESRLYAAALLVWVALVILWFIATVLPGRRPRFAVGAVIAGLVVLGGLQLLDPDAFIARSNLERARKGLRSDVDHLLRLGPGAAPILLRGLSALPETDRDRVRESLVQLWGHPAPDWRQWNLARARARAAVALMPGTP from the coding sequence ATGAATGCGTCGAGTGTCCGTCTCGAACGGGGCCTGCTCGGTCTGGCGCTGATGCAGGGAATCCTCGGCGACGTGCTGCTGCGATCGGTGCCCTGGGGCGTGAACCTGGTCATCTGGGCCTCCGCCGGAATTGCCGGCATGGTGGTTCTGGCCCTCAGGGAGAGGGACCGGGGGGTTCCGTGGCGGGGTGAGGCTCCGGCCGAACCGCGGGCGTTGCCGGACGTACGGCCTGCGGGGACCCCCTGCGCGGACGGATCCGGGGGACGTTTGCCCCACCGTCCGGCGGTCGTGATCCCTCGCGCCGCGCCCGGATGGATGGCTCTCGCGTGGCTTTGCGCCCTGCTCGTCGCGATCCGGGACGCTCCCGCGTTGTCCTTGTTGACCCTTGTTGCCGGAGCGGGGTGTCTTGCGCTGGCGGCATGGACCGCCCGGGGCGGTTCGCCCTTCGCGGCCGCCCCGACGGATTTCGTAGTCCAGGGAATCCTGACCGCCCTGCACGCGGTCCTGGGGGGATTTGCCTGGATCGTGGCGGCCGCTCGGAGGCGCGGCGCCATGGTGGACGAGCGGAGGGCCCGGCCGTGGGTGCGGGCGGCTGGTGGCGTCGTTGCGGCGCTTCCGGTCCTGATCCTGTTTGGTGCCCTGTTCGCCGCGGCCGATCCCGTGTTTGCACACGGGATTCAACAGATCGTGAACCTCGATTTTGCGGCGTTCGCCAGGCACACGCTCCTGATCGGGTTTTGGGGCTGGATCTGCGCCGGCTACGGCCGGCGGTTCCTGCTCGGCGGCGAGGCTCCCGCGGGGAGTCTCGCGCCCCCGCCGCCGGTCCGCGCGCCCGTCATTGAAGTGATGATCGGGTTGGGGCTCCTGGCCGTTTTGTTCCTGGCGTTTGTTGTGGTGCAACTCCGCTACCTGTTTGGCAGCGATGCGCTGATCCAGGCCACGATCGGGATGACCTACGCCGAGTATGCCCGTCGCGGCTTCTTCGAGCTCCTGGCGGTGGCGCTCCTGCTGCTGCCGCTGCTCCTGGGATGCGACTGGCTGCTGGGCGCTGCCCGGAATCGGCGGGGGTTCCAGGGGCTCGCCGTCGCGCTCATCGCATTGCTCGGCATCATCATGGTCTCGGCGTGGAAGCGCCTCTCGCTATACGCCGGCGCCTATGGTCTCACCGAATCACGTCTTTACGCCGCCGCGCTCCTGGTCTGGGTCGCCCTCGTCATCCTCTGGTTCATTGCGACCGTGCTGCCCGGCCGCCGTCCACGCTTTGCCGTGGGCGCGGTGATTGCGGGGTTGGTCGTGCTCGGCGGCCTGCAGTTGTTGGACCCGGACGCCTTCATCGCGCGGAGCAACCTCGAACGGGCGAGGAAGGGACTCCGGAGCGATGTGGATCACCTGCTCCGGCTCGGCCCCGGCGCCGCGCCCATCCTCCTCCGCGGATTGTCGGCCCTCCCCGAAACCGACCGCGATCGGGTCCGCGAGTCGCTGGTCCAACTTTGGGGCCATCCGGCCCCGGACTGGAGGCAGTGGAACCTCGCCCGGGCCCGAGCGCGGGCGGCGGTCGCGTTGATGCCCGGGACGCCGTGA
- a CDS encoding M23 family metallopeptidase produces the protein MTHPRFPTLSLCGVTLALMLRICGALPAPTVGAAERGKEQLTPLLLSAWPAPVPFLGSDGNRHLVYELWIHNFSSADAVVRKIEVLDADRVLLTLEGDVLAGRIHPGGDASRGATLGGGTMHFAAVHLNLPSDDAVPRRLTHRISGRVLAAPPGREEIRHVGGDVEVDLREVVVIGPPLDGDRFIAADSCCDAVRHTRAALPVNGRIRVAQRFAVDWEQLDAGGRIYNGLREDLHSYTIFGQPALAVADARVVSVTDGLPEQTPGRYPEDIPLDQADGNSVVLDLGGGRFALYAHLQPGSIQVRSGEDVRRGQVLGRVGNSGNSVAPHLHFHVMDGPLPLDSNGLPYAIDRFWVAGHAVSTEAFDQAEERGTPLAILPVEPPHELFRCLPMDRAIIRFGQ, from the coding sequence ATGACCCATCCGAGGTTCCCGACCCTGTCGCTGTGCGGGGTGACCCTTGCGCTGATGCTGCGGATCTGCGGCGCCTTGCCGGCACCGACCGTTGGGGCGGCCGAACGGGGGAAGGAGCAGTTGACGCCGCTGCTGCTCTCCGCGTGGCCGGCGCCCGTCCCGTTCCTGGGCTCCGACGGCAACAGGCATCTGGTGTATGAGCTCTGGATCCACAATTTCTCCAGCGCCGATGCGGTGGTTCGGAAGATCGAGGTGCTGGATGCGGATCGGGTGCTTCTGACCTTGGAAGGCGACGTCCTTGCCGGCCGGATTCATCCCGGTGGCGACGCCAGTCGCGGGGCCACTCTGGGCGGGGGCACCATGCACTTTGCGGCGGTGCATCTGAATCTCCCGTCGGACGACGCCGTGCCGCGCCGGTTGACCCACCGCATCAGCGGCCGGGTGCTCGCAGCGCCGCCAGGGCGCGAGGAGATCCGGCATGTGGGCGGCGACGTGGAGGTGGACCTGCGCGAGGTCGTCGTGATCGGGCCGCCGCTGGACGGCGACCGCTTCATCGCCGCCGACTCGTGCTGCGACGCGGTGCGCCACACCCGCGCGGCCCTGCCGGTGAACGGGCGCATCCGGGTGGCGCAGCGTTTCGCTGTGGACTGGGAACAGTTGGACGCCGGGGGGCGCATCTACAACGGGCTGCGGGAGGATCTGCACAGCTACACCATCTTTGGTCAACCGGCGCTGGCGGTGGCTGATGCACGAGTGGTGTCCGTGACGGACGGGCTGCCCGAGCAGACCCCGGGTCGCTACCCGGAGGACATCCCGCTCGACCAGGCCGATGGCAACTCCGTGGTGCTGGATCTTGGCGGTGGACGCTTCGCGCTGTATGCGCACCTGCAACCGGGCAGCATCCAAGTGCGCAGCGGAGAGGACGTGCGGCGCGGGCAGGTGCTGGGCCGGGTCGGCAACAGCGGCAATTCGGTGGCGCCGCACCTGCACTTTCATGTCATGGACGGGCCCCTGCCGTTGGACTCCAACGGACTGCCCTATGCGATTGACCGCTTTTGGGTCGCCGGCCACGCAGTCAGCACCGAGGCGTTCGATCAGGCGGAGGAGCGGGGCACGCCGCTGGCCATCCTGCCCGTGGAGCCGCCGCACGAGCTGTTCAGGTGCCTGCCGATGGACCGGGCGATCATTCGTTTCGGACAATGA
- a CDS encoding PSD1 domain-containing protein, giving the protein MLAVHCFRCHSGETHQGGLRLDELSAAQRGGRSGKPAFIAGLAEDSELFRRVISEDPEYRMPPQDEGSAPMDAGSVAKLRQWIESGAPWPERDAYWAFQPPVATAPPGIGTTEAARNPVDRFVLSRLEAEGISPNPEADPRTLLRRAFADLIGMPPSPEEAAHFLADRSPDAFDRLVDRLLADPRYGERWGRHWLDLVRYGESDGYEDDKVRPHAWRYRDYVVRSLNAGKPFDRFVEEQVAGDELWPEDADAWIATGFARLGAWDGMSKEPEVRRQDFLNDATDAVGSAMLGVTLGCARCHDHKYDDIRQQDYFRVQAFFAGVSREQRDLPVLDRFRESPAVAGSHQSGSASLEGLNAGRERPLREVRAVLETETCASPVEDDAVRRRVEQLHPGRLDQLQQAIQSEEARLRLVAPVAEVVARGDGARGVPLLRGGELSRPGEIVAPGFPEAIGALGIEFERSGRTALARWLTHPEHPLTARVLVNRLWQHHFGRGLVGTPSDFGRNGGQPSHPELLDWLARELVGRGYRVKDMHRLLMTSATYRRSGAATPAAMALDPVNRWWWRMDRRRLEAEAVRDTLLSVSGTLDRAMEGPGVYARLPQGVNVAFPNNDKELSWGDSSAADDHRRSLYLFQRRSLTYPLMDVFDAAPMNQSCAVRARTTVAPQALALFNGEFARSTAAEFARRLLREAGGDPGDQIPLAFRLAFQRVPSASERAAALAFLREQSVVRHGAPDPASAALTDFCHVLWNANELIYVD; this is encoded by the coding sequence ATGTTGGCCGTGCACTGCTTTCGCTGTCACTCGGGCGAGACGCATCAGGGGGGGCTCCGGCTGGATGAATTGTCCGCCGCGCAGCGGGGCGGCCGATCCGGCAAGCCTGCCTTCATCGCCGGGTTGGCGGAGGACAGTGAACTGTTCCGGCGCGTAATTTCCGAGGATCCTGAATACCGCATGCCTCCCCAAGACGAGGGCAGTGCGCCGATGGATGCCGGTTCCGTCGCAAAGCTGCGACAGTGGATTGAATCCGGGGCACCCTGGCCGGAGCGGGATGCGTATTGGGCGTTCCAGCCGCCGGTTGCCACGGCGCCCCCCGGGATTGGCACCACTGAGGCTGCGCGGAATCCGGTGGATCGTTTCGTGCTGTCCCGACTCGAGGCGGAGGGTATTTCCCCGAATCCGGAGGCGGATCCCAGAACTCTTCTACGCCGCGCGTTCGCCGACTTGATCGGTATGCCTCCGAGTCCGGAGGAGGCCGCCCACTTTCTCGCCGACCGCTCTCCGGATGCCTTCGACCGGCTTGTGGACCGCCTGCTGGCGGATCCCCGCTACGGCGAACGTTGGGGGCGCCACTGGCTGGACCTGGTCCGGTACGGCGAAAGCGATGGGTACGAGGACGATAAAGTGCGTCCGCACGCGTGGCGGTATCGCGACTACGTCGTCCGCTCCCTCAATGCGGGGAAGCCCTTCGATCGGTTTGTTGAGGAACAGGTCGCAGGGGATGAGCTGTGGCCGGAGGATGCCGATGCCTGGATTGCCACCGGGTTCGCCCGGCTGGGGGCTTGGGACGGGATGTCCAAGGAGCCCGAGGTGCGGCGGCAGGACTTCCTCAACGATGCCACGGATGCGGTCGGGTCCGCAATGCTCGGGGTCACCCTGGGGTGCGCGCGGTGTCATGACCACAAGTATGACGATATCCGCCAGCAGGACTATTTCCGGGTACAGGCGTTCTTCGCCGGGGTGAGCCGTGAGCAACGCGATCTGCCGGTCCTTGACCGGTTTCGGGAATCGCCGGCTGTTGCGGGAAGTCATCAATCCGGCTCAGCCTCACTGGAGGGACTGAATGCCGGGCGTGAGAGGCCCCTGCGCGAGGTCCGCGCGGTCCTCGAGACCGAGACGTGCGCCTCCCCGGTGGAGGACGACGCGGTCCGAAGGCGCGTGGAACAACTTCATCCCGGGCGGCTGGATCAATTGCAGCAGGCCATCCAGTCGGAAGAGGCCCGGTTGCGGCTGGTGGCGCCGGTGGCCGAGGTCGTGGCGCGGGGAGACGGGGCAAGAGGCGTTCCGCTGCTGCGGGGCGGCGAGCTGTCGCGTCCGGGCGAGATCGTCGCTCCCGGGTTCCCCGAAGCGATCGGAGCGCTGGGCATCGAATTCGAACGTTCCGGCCGGACCGCACTTGCCCGATGGCTGACCCATCCGGAGCATCCACTCACAGCCCGCGTGCTGGTGAACCGGTTGTGGCAGCATCATTTCGGACGCGGCCTGGTGGGGACGCCGTCGGACTTTGGACGAAACGGAGGGCAGCCCAGTCATCCGGAACTGCTGGACTGGCTGGCCCGGGAGTTGGTCGGCCGGGGGTACCGCGTCAAGGACATGCACCGGCTGCTGATGACGTCCGCCACCTACCGTCGCAGCGGCGCGGCAACCCCCGCCGCAATGGCGCTGGATCCGGTGAACCGATGGTGGTGGCGGATGGACCGTCGTCGGCTGGAGGCCGAAGCGGTGCGTGACACCCTGCTGTCGGTCAGCGGCACTCTGGACCGGGCGATGGAAGGCCCCGGCGTGTACGCCCGGCTGCCTCAGGGGGTCAATGTCGCGTTTCCCAACAACGACAAGGAACTGAGCTGGGGGGATTCGAGCGCGGCGGATGACCATCGTCGCAGCCTGTACCTGTTTCAGCGCCGCTCGCTCACCTATCCGCTGATGGACGTTTTTGATGCCGCGCCGATGAACCAGTCGTGTGCGGTTCGTGCCCGGACGACGGTTGCGCCGCAAGCACTGGCGTTGTTCAACGGGGAGTTCGCCCGGTCCACTGCGGCCGAATTTGCCCGGCGATTGCTCCGGGAAGCCGGTGGCGATCCCGGCGACCAGATCCCGCTCGCCTTTCGCCTCGCATTCCAACGGGTGCCCTCGGCTTCCGAGCGTGCGGCGGCGCTGGCGTTTCTGCGGGAGCAGTCGGTGGTGCGCCACGGCGCGCCGGATCCGGCGTCCGCGGCCCTGACCGATTTTTGCCACGTGCTGTGGAATGCCAATGAACTCATTTATGTGGACTGA
- a CDS encoding DUF1501 domain-containing protein has translation MWTEPLNPSGPALATVSRRRFVAAGAAAATLLPWYRPSLGAEPHRLLAPRAPMHAPRATSLILIVTQGGMSQMDTFDPKPELDRCDGKLLTPEILPGVGEVRTFFGGKDASPLMRSPYRFAKHGQSGMDVSELFPQIATRVDDLCFVRSLTCDSNSHTPALFQLNTGTIQQGFPSLGSWLLHGLGSGSPDLPGFCVMVQKNALVNGGPSNWGAGFLGATYQGTYLRSGTTPILHLEAPDDFPPAAQLGSLALLRTLNREHERGREEDSTLSARMASYDLAMRMQARMPEAVDLSRETEATRRLYGLEDPDTEDTGRKCLLARRLVERGVRVVQVYSGSSQCGGAWDAHSGLKDGHRRCAKWIDRPIAALIEDLKQRGLLEQTLVVGVSEFGRMPISQGGTGRDHNPGAQTAWLAGAGIRAGTVVGATDSLGYRAVESPYHLRDLHATILHLMGLDDRRLTHYFNGRDYRLTENGGTLIRQALA, from the coding sequence ATGTGGACTGAACCTCTCAACCCTTCCGGACCGGCTCTGGCGACGGTGTCGCGCCGGCGTTTCGTCGCCGCGGGCGCCGCGGCGGCGACGCTGCTCCCGTGGTACCGGCCTTCGCTGGGGGCGGAGCCTCACCGTCTGCTGGCGCCCAGGGCGCCAATGCACGCTCCTCGGGCGACCTCCCTGATCCTGATCGTCACCCAGGGCGGCATGAGTCAAATGGACACCTTTGACCCCAAGCCGGAGCTGGACCGCTGCGACGGGAAGCTGCTGACGCCGGAGATTCTGCCGGGAGTGGGTGAGGTGCGGACCTTTTTCGGCGGCAAGGATGCCTCGCCGCTCATGCGCAGTCCGTACCGGTTTGCAAAGCATGGGCAGAGCGGCATGGATGTTTCGGAGCTGTTCCCGCAGATCGCGACGCGGGTGGACGATCTCTGTTTCGTGCGCTCGCTGACGTGCGACAGCAACAGCCACACCCCGGCGCTGTTCCAGTTGAACACCGGCACGATCCAGCAGGGGTTTCCGTCCCTGGGTTCGTGGTTGCTGCACGGTCTGGGCAGCGGGAGTCCGGACCTGCCGGGCTTCTGCGTGATGGTTCAAAAGAATGCCCTGGTCAACGGGGGGCCGTCGAACTGGGGGGCCGGATTCCTTGGAGCGACCTATCAGGGCACGTACCTGCGCAGTGGCACCACGCCCATCCTGCACCTGGAAGCCCCGGACGATTTCCCCCCGGCGGCCCAGTTGGGCAGCCTCGCGCTGCTGCGCACCCTGAACCGCGAACATGAGCGCGGCCGCGAGGAGGATTCGACCCTGTCGGCGCGCATGGCCAGTTACGACCTGGCGATGCGCATGCAGGCGCGCATGCCGGAGGCGGTGGATCTGTCCCGGGAGACTGAGGCCACCCGTCGGCTCTACGGATTGGAGGATCCTGACACGGAGGACACCGGACGGAAATGCCTGCTGGCGCGCCGGTTGGTGGAACGGGGGGTGCGGGTGGTGCAAGTCTACAGCGGTTCTTCCCAATGCGGGGGCGCTTGGGACGCGCACAGCGGCCTGAAAGACGGGCACCGCAGGTGCGCGAAATGGATTGACCGCCCGATCGCCGCCCTGATCGAGGACCTCAAGCAGCGGGGATTGCTCGAACAGACCCTGGTGGTGGGGGTGAGCGAGTTCGGCCGGATGCCGATCTCCCAGGGCGGCACCGGGCGCGACCACAACCCGGGAGCCCAGACGGCGTGGCTCGCTGGGGCAGGGATCCGGGCCGGGACCGTGGTGGGCGCGACGGATTCCCTCGGGTATCGGGCGGTGGAGTCGCCGTATCACCTGCGGGACCTCCACGCGACGATCCTTCACCTCATGGGGCTGGATGACCGCCGCCTCACCCATTACTTCAACGGACGCGATTACCGCCTGACGGAGAATGGGGGCACCTTGATCCGCCAGGCGCTGGCCTGA
- a CDS encoding glutamate-5-semialdehyde dehydrogenase, with amino-acid sequence MTLSEQITALARDARAASRALGRLTTDERSRALNAMADALEAAAPDLETANQRDLTVGRELGLSEAMMDRLTLTPERVRAMAAGVREVAALPDPVGRVLDERVRPNGLVLRKVSVPIGVVVIIYESRPNVTADAASLCFKTGNATILRGGREALNSNRLIARTLVAAGQEALGSRFPAAAIQVVPVPDREAIPILLSLPQYVDLCMPRGGEGLIRAVTDCSKVPVIKHYKGVCHVYVDRDADLDMAEQIVFNAKCQRPSACNAAETLLVDREVAPRFLPCVSSRLAAKGVEFHADETSLPFVKFGVGNRPSVVRPVAAGDYDTEYNDLIINVRVVDGVAAAIEHINRHGSAHSDAIVTANAVTAQRFLDEVDSAAVYWNASTRFTDGAEFGMGAEIGISTDKVGARGPMGLEELCSYKWLGTGTGQVRR; translated from the coding sequence GTGACCTTGAGCGAGCAGATCACGGCGCTGGCGCGGGACGCCAGGGCGGCCTCCCGCGCGTTGGGCCGGCTGACGACCGACGAGCGCAGCCGGGCGCTCAATGCCATGGCGGATGCCCTCGAAGCCGCCGCCCCGGATCTGGAGACGGCCAACCAGCGGGACCTCACGGTCGGGCGGGAACTCGGGCTGAGCGAAGCGATGATGGACCGGCTGACGCTGACCCCGGAGCGCGTTCGTGCCATGGCGGCCGGAGTGCGCGAAGTGGCGGCGCTCCCGGATCCGGTCGGCCGGGTCCTGGACGAACGGGTGCGTCCGAACGGGCTGGTGCTCCGCAAGGTGAGCGTGCCCATCGGGGTGGTGGTCATCATCTATGAGTCGCGTCCCAATGTGACCGCCGACGCCGCGAGCCTTTGTTTCAAGACGGGCAACGCCACCATCCTGCGCGGGGGCCGTGAGGCGTTGAATTCGAACCGGCTCATCGCGCGCACCCTGGTGGCGGCGGGACAGGAGGCGCTGGGCAGCCGGTTCCCGGCGGCGGCGATCCAGGTGGTGCCGGTGCCCGATCGCGAGGCCATTCCGATTCTGTTGTCGCTGCCGCAGTACGTGGACCTGTGCATGCCGCGGGGTGGTGAGGGGCTCATTCGCGCAGTGACCGACTGTTCGAAGGTGCCGGTGATCAAGCATTACAAGGGGGTGTGCCATGTGTACGTGGACCGGGATGCGGACCTCGACATGGCCGAGCAGATCGTGTTCAACGCCAAGTGCCAGCGTCCGTCGGCCTGCAACGCCGCCGAGACCCTGCTGGTGGACCGCGAGGTGGCCCCCCGGTTCCTGCCGTGCGTCAGTTCGCGGTTGGCGGCGAAGGGCGTCGAGTTTCACGCCGACGAAACCTCGCTGCCCTTCGTGAAATTCGGCGTCGGCAACCGTCCGTCGGTGGTGCGTCCGGTGGCGGCGGGCGATTATGACACCGAGTACAACGACCTGATCATCAATGTGCGGGTCGTGGACGGCGTCGCCGCGGCCATCGAGCACATCAACCGCCATGGCTCGGCCCACAGCGATGCCATCGTGACCGCCAATGCCGTCACGGCGCAGCGATTCCTCGACGAGGTGGATTCGGCGGCCGTGTACTGGAATGCGAGCACCCGGTTCACCGACGGGGCGGAGTTCGGCATGGGGGCGGAGATCGGGATCAGCACGGACAAGGTCGGGGCGCGCGGTCCCATGGGACTGGAGGAGCTGTGCAGCTACAAGTGGCTGGGGACCGGGACCGGACAGGTGCGCCGCTGA
- a CDS encoding zinc-binding alcohol dehydrogenase family protein, which translates to MKALQLLEPGSFRTVDIPEPPAPGPGAVRVRIHRVGVCGTDYSGYQGKMPFFSYPRIPGHELGVEVEAVGPGVTRVRPGDRCAVEPYINCQRCSACRRGHTNCCEQNQTLGVMCDGGLCDRMLLPERKLHPAPALSWEQAALVETLAIGCHAIERGAPRATETVLVVGAGPIGLSVIEFAKLSGARTLVMDMNPHRLGFVREVLGVPDTLVATGGASDTGAVFRATDGEGAHVVVDATGSNRSMSHALEFCAFGGRLVYVGITQAALTFPHAPVLHRRELTILASRNALPGEFTRIIGLIGDGRIRTDPWITHRAAFADVPARFPEWLKPEAGVIKAMISLE; encoded by the coding sequence ATGAAAGCCCTTCAACTGCTCGAGCCTGGCAGCTTCCGGACCGTGGACATTCCCGAACCGCCGGCGCCCGGCCCCGGCGCGGTGCGGGTGCGCATTCATCGCGTCGGGGTCTGCGGGACCGACTATTCCGGCTACCAGGGCAAGATGCCCTTTTTCAGCTACCCGAGGATCCCGGGGCACGAGCTCGGAGTGGAAGTGGAGGCCGTGGGGCCGGGAGTGACACGGGTCCGTCCGGGCGACCGGTGTGCGGTCGAACCCTACATCAATTGCCAGCGCTGTTCCGCCTGCCGTCGCGGTCACACCAACTGCTGCGAGCAGAACCAGACCTTGGGGGTGATGTGTGACGGCGGCCTGTGCGACCGGATGCTGTTGCCGGAGCGCAAGCTGCATCCGGCCCCGGCGCTGTCGTGGGAACAGGCGGCCCTGGTGGAGACGCTGGCGATTGGCTGCCACGCCATCGAGCGTGGGGCGCCACGGGCAACGGAGACGGTGCTGGTGGTCGGCGCCGGACCGATTGGTCTGTCGGTGATTGAGTTTGCGAAGCTCAGCGGCGCGCGGACCCTGGTGATGGACATGAATCCGCACCGTCTTGGATTTGTGCGCGAGGTCCTGGGAGTTCCGGACACGCTGGTGGCCACCGGGGGGGCGTCCGACACCGGGGCGGTGTTTCGGGCGACGGACGGGGAAGGGGCCCATGTGGTGGTGGATGCCACAGGCTCGAACCGTTCGATGAGCCATGCCCTTGAGTTCTGCGCTTTTGGCGGGCGGCTGGTGTACGTCGGCATCACGCAGGCGGCGCTGACCTTTCCCCATGCGCCGGTGCTGCACCGGCGGGAGCTCACGATCCTGGCGAGCCGCAACGCACTTCCCGGAGAATTCACGCGCATCATTGGTCTGATTGGCGACGGGCGGATCCGGACGGATCCCTGGATCACCCACCGCGCCGCGTTTGCCGACGTGCCGGCACGGTTTCCAGAATGGTTGAAGCCCGAGGCGGGAGTCATCAAGGCCATGATCTCCCTCGAGTGA
- a CDS encoding prepilin-type N-terminal cleavage/methylation domain-containing protein: protein MNPSRSLRAPRGGMGGSATGFSLIELLVVIAIIAVLAGLLLPALGRARARGLAASCQSNARQLHLGWHMYADDHGGRLVNNHGVGETRSRRDNWVNHVLNWEDSEENTNLLYVTGGRLGPYLGGSVAVFRCPGDRTRSLVGPRTRSFSMNSLVGDPGELTNQFNPLWMQFFREPEVVAPASVFVFLDEHPDTINDGFFMNRLSEPPRWGNLPASFHGGAGNLVFADGHGELRRWVVAGGDDATVRPNVKGGAGGIFAVRNTADWDWLRDRSGVQRP from the coding sequence GTGAATCCGTCGCGGTCATTGCGGGCGCCGCGGGGCGGGATGGGCGGATCCGCGACCGGGTTCTCGCTGATCGAGTTGCTGGTGGTGATCGCCATCATTGCCGTGCTGGCGGGATTGCTCCTTCCGGCCCTGGGCCGGGCGCGGGCGCGCGGACTCGCGGCGTCCTGCCAGTCCAATGCCCGGCAGTTGCACCTGGGCTGGCACATGTATGCCGACGACCACGGCGGCCGGCTGGTCAACAACCACGGGGTTGGGGAGACGCGGAGCCGTCGCGACAACTGGGTGAATCACGTGCTGAACTGGGAGGACTCCGAAGAGAACACCAACCTGCTGTACGTCACCGGGGGGCGCCTGGGTCCGTACCTCGGGGGGAGCGTGGCGGTATTCCGTTGCCCGGGGGACCGGACCCGTTCGCTGGTTGGCCCGCGCACCCGAAGTTTCTCGATGAATTCACTCGTGGGCGATCCCGGCGAGCTGACCAACCAATTCAACCCCCTGTGGATGCAGTTTTTTCGGGAGCCGGAGGTCGTTGCACCCGCCTCGGTTTTCGTGTTCCTGGATGAGCATCCCGACACCATCAACGACGGATTCTTCATGAACCGGCTCTCGGAACCACCGCGCTGGGGCAATCTGCCGGCCTCGTTTCACGGCGGCGCCGGCAACCTGGTGTTTGCAGACGGACACGGGGAGCTGCGCCGATGGGTGGTCGCGGGCGGAGACGACGCAACCGTGCGGCCCAACGTGAAGGGTGGCGCCGGAGGCATCTTTGCGGTGCGCAACACCGCCGATTGGGACTGGCTGCGGGACCGTTCCGGCGTGCAGCGGCCGTAA